Proteins encoded within one genomic window of Episyrphus balteatus chromosome 1, idEpiBalt1.1, whole genome shotgun sequence:
- the LOC129905958 gene encoding general odorant-binding protein 71, protein MIAFRSGAFLILLIVCSCILVSLGIKCRTDEGPSDEDLKRITRSCMRKISENGGRYNQNQSDSSYGTYDNWDYDEYNRDDRFRQGNRERLQMRGRSKRSGNDRKYDLTNRERNGNQNSRTSGNTNSNNNYNNHHGNSMGGNSNNHTSYGDRRSRDMQNDQDRACVVHCFFEELNVLNNDDYPDKHKFTYILTKDIRDRELRGFYTDTIQECFHYVETQRRKDKCQFSREIINCMTEYAKSNCEDWQDHTLIFT, encoded by the exons ATGATAGCATTTCGAAGCGGTGCGTTCCTAATTCTTTTAATAGTTTGCAGTTGTATATTGGTTTCACTTGGTATAAAGTGTCGAACGGATGAAGGTCCTTCCGATGAGGATCTAAAACGGATAACTCGATCGTGTATGAGAAAGATCAGTGAAAATGGTGGGCGATACAATCAAAATCAAAGTGACAGTTCGTATGGCACATATGACAATTGGGACTATGACGAATACAATCGGGATGATAGATTTCGTCAGGGTAATCGTGAACGTTTGCAAATGAGAGGGCGATCAAAACGATCAGGAAACGATCGAAAATATGATCTGACAAATAGGGAACGAAATGGGAATCAGAATTCCCGCACAAGTGGCAACACTAACAGCAATAATAACTACAACAATCATCATGGTAATAGTATGGGAGGAAATAGCAATAATCATACTTCGTATGGAGATCGACGATCTCGGGATATGCAGAATGATCAGGACAGAGCTTGTGTGGTTCATTGTTTCTTTGAGGAACTGAATGTG CTCAATAATGATGATTACCCGGACAAACATAAATTCACTTATATCCTTACGAAGGATATTCGTGATCGTGAACTGCGAGGATTCTACACCGACACTATTCAGGAATGTTTCCATTACGTGGAAACACAACGACGCAAGGACAAGTGTCAATTTTCAAGAGAAATTATCAATTGCATGACAGAATATGCAAAGTCAAATTGTGAAGATTGGCAGGATCATACGTTGATTTTTACATAA